From the genome of Pungitius pungitius chromosome 21, fPunPun2.1, whole genome shotgun sequence, one region includes:
- the zdhhc16b gene encoding palmitoyltransferase ZDHHC16B — translation MRSSSSSSSSSWRCQLSRAARLALRWCRRRRWRWRRRPQPGAPGGRLLALWGYGALLLKSLCSNSLADGDTLLDCAFEPVYWIVDSVTRWFGAVFVCLVVLLTTSVVVIVYLFVLPTIVSTYPSYWVAWHLSCGHWLLVMVVFHYYKVTTTSPGHSPKDKIHIPSVSICKKCITPKPPRTHHCSICNTCVLKMDHHCPWVNNCVGHFNHRYFFSFCLYMTLGCFYCSMSSKALFLEAYDAIERFYQIPGPTEASPETTAHKSIIFLWVLTSTVCVALGGLTLWHMIIISRGETSVERHINNKETRRLREKGKVFKNPYHHGPMNNWKLLLGVERRSHWFTRVLLPSSHLPDGDGIMWDFSFARSDPMAI, via the exons ATgcgtagcagcagcagcagcagcagcagcagctggaggtgtCAGCTCTCCCGGGCCGCGAGGCTGGCTCTGCGCTGGtgccggcggcggcggtggcggtggcggcGCCGCCCGCAGCCAGGGGCCCCCGGCGGCCGGCTCCTGGCGCTGTGGGGCTACGGCGCGCTGCTGCTCAAGTCGCTGTGCTCCAACAGCCTCGCCGACGGCGACACGCTGCTGGACTGCGCGTTCGAACCCGTCTACTGGATCGTGGACAGCGTGACGCGGTGGTTCGGAGCG GTTTTCGTCTGCCTCGTGGTGCTGCTGACGACCTCGGTCGTGGTAATCGTGTACCTTTTCGTCCTGCCCACCATCGTCAGCACCTACCCTTCGTACTGGGTGGCCTGGCACCTGAGCTGTGGCCACTGGCTTCTGGTCATGGTGGTGTTCCATTACTACAAGGTCACCACCACCTCCCCGGGCCACTCGCCCAAG gacaaaATTCACATCCCCTCGGTGTCCATCTGCAAGAAGTGCATCACTCCGAAACCGCCCAGGACGCACCACTGCAGCATCTGCAACAC CTGTGTGCTGAAGATGGATCACCACTGCC CCTGGGTGAACAACTGCGTGGGCCACTTCAACCACCGctacttcttctccttctgcctgTACATGACGCTGGGCTGCTTCTACTGCAGCATGAGCAGCAAAGCCTTGTTTCTGGAGGCCTACGACGCCATAGAG AGATTCTATCAGATCCCCGGTCCGACCGAAGCCTCCCCCGAGACCACCGCTCACAAGAGCATCATCTTCCTCTGGGTGCTGACCAG caCGGTGTGTGTGGCTCTGGGAGGACTCACCCTTTGGCACATGATAATCATCAGCAGAGGAGAGACCAGCGTGGAGCGTCACATCAACAACAAGGAGACCAGGAGGCTGCGGGAGAAGGGCAAG GTTTTCAAAAACCCGTATCACCACGGTCCCATGAACAACTGGAAGTTACTGTTGGGCGTGGAAAGACGGAG CCACTGGTTCACGAGGGTCCTCCTGCCCTCCAGCCACCTTCCCGACGGGGACGGCATCATGTGGGACTTCTCCTTCGCCAGGAGCGACCCCATGGCCATCTGA